The nucleotide window ATCACAGCGAGTCATCGAGTGATGCGCCACTGATCGCCGACCGGCCACTTCGACAGTCGGATCGAGAATCGACAGCCGGACCGAGGAGCTACTTCGCATACACGCTCATCGCGTCGGCGTTGAGGTCGACTGAGACCTCTCCGGAATCGGGAACGTCCGTTCGTCCCTGGACGGCGACATCGAGTTCCGGAAGCGAATCGTCGTGGGGTTCGATCACTAAATTGGTTCGCTCTCCGTGGAAATACTGATCGACAATGGTACCGTCGATGGCGCCGCCCCCGGCCTCCGTGACTTCGACTTCTTCAGGCCGGATAGACGCGATCACCTCGCCTTTGGTCGAAGGCTCACCGAGCTCGACGGTGACGTCGACCTCGGCGTCGAGTTCGAGTCGCGGCGGGTGCGTCGTGTTCTCGACGACGCCGTCGAGGAGGTTCGTATCTCCGATAAAATCGGCGACGAACGCGGTTTCGGGTTCGCGGTAGATCTCCTTGGGCGTCCCGATCTGTTCGATCTGCCCGTTGTTCATTACGGCGAGTCGATCGGACATGCTCATCGCCACGTCTTGGTCGTGTGTTACGTAGAAGAACGTGCTCTCTACACGATCGTGGATCTCCTGAAGCTCGACTTGCATCTGCTGGCGCAGCTTCCGGTCGAGGCTCGAAAGGGGCTCGTCCAGAAGCAGAATATCCGGTTCGTTCACCAGCGCACGTGCGATCGCCACGCGCTGCTGTTGTCCACCGGAGAGGTCCTGTGGCTTCCGGTCACCGTACCCGGAGAGGTCAACGATGTCGAGATACTTCTCGACGAGCCGGTCGCGTTCGTCGGCCTCAACGGCGTTCTTTTTCAGTCCATATCCGACGTTTTCGGCGACGGTCATGTGCGGGAAAAGCGAGAGTCCCTGAAACACGAGGTTCGTGTTCCGCTTGTTCGGCGGCCGGTGGACGACGTCTTCGCCTTCGATGCGGATCGAGCCGTCGGTCGGTGTCTCGAACCCGCTGATCATCCGTAGCGTGGTCGTTTTTCCGCAACCCGACGGACCGAGCAACGAGAAGAACTCGCCGTGCCGGAGGTCGATGTCGATCCCGTCTACAGCGGTCGTGTCGCCGAAATCTTTCCGAACGCCATCAAGCTGTACTGCCGTCGTTGGTGTCGTCATATGGGTCCAGAACACATGTATCATATTTAAGCTTTGTCCAGCAAAAATGAGAATATCTAATTGTATATGCGGTTTTATCATGTATATACCAGAGATACTAACGTATTTTGGGATATAATATTTATAGTCAAAAAATAATTCTCTGGGAAGAACTCTGCTAGAACTGGTAGTCAAAATTAGACATATGATTTACAATATTCGAAAATAGGCCATACTCAAATGAATTTAAGGAAATTAATCCACTGTTCTAGTTATGCTACGGTAGATTTATTGCGTATTGACGAACTCTCGTCTCACGCATGGAAGACAGACGACAGTTCATCAAAGCGGCAGGCGCGGCCGGTGTCACCGGCATCGCGGGCCTGTCTGGATGTATGGGCGGTAGTAGCGGAACGACTGTGTCGATCCTCACCTGGACCGGCTATGACGCGGTCAACGACCAAATTGAGGAGACGCTCGACGGCGTCGAGCTTGAGATCTCGATAGCCGACGGTTCCGCGAATATGTTCTCCACCGTGAACGCTGGCGGGGGAGAGCAGTACGACATCGTCATACCGAACAACGAGTATGTGCCCCGGTTCATCGACGCCGATCTGGCCGCGCCGGTGGACATGGACATCATGACCAACTTCGACGCACTGTATCCGACGTTCCAAGACGCCGCCGAAACGCAATTCGCCAGTGACGGCGACGTCTACGGCCTTCCCGTCCAGTTCGGGTGGTACGCGTACGGATACGATAGCTCGGTCCTCTCGGAGGATCACGAACACTCCTACGATGTCCTCTTCAGCGAGGAGTACGAGGGAGTCGATCTCACGGGGGGCATCACGCTGTATGACGGCTACTACAAGACGATCATGGCGACGGGACTCTCCCTCGGCTACACCGAGGCGTTCGAGGGCGACACGGTGTCGTTCACCGACGAACAGCTCACGACTATCGAGGAGACGCTAACCGATTTCAAACCAAACCTCCTCGGGTTCGTCCACGACGAAGAGACGCTCACGCAAGATTACCAGAACGGGAACATCGTCGCGTCATTCGCGAACCGGAGCACCCACGTAGGAATCATGAACGACGTCGAGAGCGTGAGGTTCTCTCAGCCGGCCGAAGAGGAACTCACTTGGTTCGAGGGTGCCATCGTCACAGCCGGCTCCTCGAACAAGGAAGCTTCCTTCCGTGTCTTGAACGAGTACATCAGTCCCGAGACCGGCGCAGCGCTGTCGGAGAACCGTAACATCATGAACACTTCTCAAGACGCGATGGGCAACATCGACTCGGAGGCGCTCCAGATCGAGCCGGGCGTGCTCGACGGGATGATCCCCTTCAAGCCCGCGGAGCAGGACGAGGAGTGGATCGAGATGTTCGAACGGATCAAGAACGCGTGAGCGAAAGATGGGCACCATCCAGAAACTCGGAGACGCGTTCGAACGGCGAGGCGAACGGGCGAAGCTCGCGCTCATGGTGGGACCCGGAGTCGGATGGCTGCTCACGCTGATACTGATTCCGACTGCGTTCCTCGTGATGGTGAGCTTCGCGGAGGTCAACCAATCCTACGACGTGGTGTGGTCCTTCTCGGTGTCGAACTACCGAGAACTATTCGTCGGGGAAAGCGGGTGGTTTACCACGCCGTTTGTCGACTCGTTTTTCCTTTCGTTGCGCATCGCAGGGGCAACCACGTTTCTGACGGTCGTTCTCGCGTACCCCGTTGCGTACCTGCTCACGCGGCTGTCCGGACGCCGGTTCAAGATAGTACTGTTCGCGGTCCTAGTCCCGTTCTTCACCATCTTCATCGTCCGGATCTACTCGTGGCTCTCCCTGTTCGGCAGCCAAGGACTGATCAACTCGGCACTGCTT belongs to Halorubrum sp. DM2 and includes:
- a CDS encoding ABC transporter ATP-binding protein; this encodes MTTPTTAVQLDGVRKDFGDTTAVDGIDIDLRHGEFFSLLGPSGCGKTTTLRMISGFETPTDGSIRIEGEDVVHRPPNKRNTNLVFQGLSLFPHMTVAENVGYGLKKNAVEADERDRLVEKYLDIVDLSGYGDRKPQDLSGGQQQRVAIARALVNEPDILLLDEPLSSLDRKLRQQMQVELQEIHDRVESTFFYVTHDQDVAMSMSDRLAVMNNGQIEQIGTPKEIYREPETAFVADFIGDTNLLDGVVENTTHPPRLELDAEVDVTVELGEPSTKGEVIASIRPEEVEVTEAGGGAIDGTIVDQYFHGERTNLVIEPHDDSLPELDVAVQGRTDVPDSGEVSVDLNADAMSVYAK
- a CDS encoding PotD/PotF family extracellular solute-binding protein, whose translation is MEDRRQFIKAAGAAGVTGIAGLSGCMGGSSGTTVSILTWTGYDAVNDQIEETLDGVELEISIADGSANMFSTVNAGGGEQYDIVIPNNEYVPRFIDADLAAPVDMDIMTNFDALYPTFQDAAETQFASDGDVYGLPVQFGWYAYGYDSSVLSEDHEHSYDVLFSEEYEGVDLTGGITLYDGYYKTIMATGLSLGYTEAFEGDTVSFTDEQLTTIEETLTDFKPNLLGFVHDEETLTQDYQNGNIVASFANRSTHVGIMNDVESVRFSQPAEEELTWFEGAIVTAGSSNKEASFRVLNEYISPETGAALSENRNIMNTSQDAMGNIDSEALQIEPGVLDGMIPFKPAEQDEEWIEMFERIKNA
- a CDS encoding ABC transporter permease encodes the protein MGTIQKLGDAFERRGERAKLALMVGPGVGWLLTLILIPTAFLVMVSFAEVNQSYDVVWSFSVSNYRELFVGESGWFTTPFVDSFFLSLRIAGATTFLTVVLAYPVAYLLTRLSGRRFKIVLFAVLVPFFTIFIVRIYSWLSLFGSQGLINSALLATPLVSEPLGVFEYGVVAVIISLTHAFFPYMLLTLYSSLEGIDYGVIEASRDLGATRLEIAKDIVIPLSAQGLITGCVFVFVPALGTFITPQFLARGKFTMIAEVLTSRINELYAINYGAAGSLFLIIPTIIAFAIVMRTTSLEAMG